The Trichomycterus rosablanca isolate fTriRos1 chromosome 15, fTriRos1.hap1, whole genome shotgun sequence genome contains a region encoding:
- the LOC134328927 gene encoding histone H3 yields the protein MARTKQTARKSTGGKAPRKQLATKAARKSAPATGGVKKPHRYRPGTVALREIRRYQKSTELLIRKLPFQRLVREIAQDFKTDLRFQSSAVMALQEASEAYLVGLFEDTNLCAIHAKRVTIMPKDIQLARRIRGERA from the coding sequence ATGGCAAGAACCAAGCAGACCGCTCGTAAATCCACCGGTGGTAAGGCGCCGAGGAAGCAGCTCGCCACTAAGGCTGCCCGCAAGAGCGCCCCGGCTACCGGCGGTGTGAAGAAACCTCACCGTTACAGGCCAGGTACCGTGGCTCTGCGTGAAATCCGCCGTTATCAGAAGTCCACTGAGCTGCTCATCCGTAAGCTGCCCTTCCAGCGCCTGGTTAGAGAGATCGCTCAGGACTTTAAGACCGATCTGCGCTTCCAGAGTTCTGCCGTCATGGCTCTGCAGGAGGCCAGTGAGGCTTACCTGGTCGGTCTGTTCGAGGACACCAATCTGTGCGCCATCCATGCCAAGAGGGTGACCATCATGCCTAAGGACATCCAGCTGGCCCGCCGTATTCGCGGAGAGCGTGCTTAA
- the LOC134328407 gene encoding histone H2A-like produces MSGRGKTGKTGGKARAKAKTRSSRAGLQFPVGRVHRHLRKGNYAHRVGAGAPVYLAAVLEYLTAEILELAGNAARDNKKSRIIPRHLQLAVRNDEELNRLLGGVTIAQGGVLPNIQAVLLPKKTEKANHTA; encoded by the exons ATGAGTGGACGCGGAAAGACCG gaAAGACCGGTGGTAAGGCTAGGGCTAAGGCCAAGACTCGCTCATCCCGTGCCGGCCTTCAGTTCCCCGTGGGCCGTGTTCACAGACACCTACGTAAGGGTAATTACGCCCAccgtgtgggagctggtgctcctgtctacttggctgccgtgctggagtatctgaccgctgagatcctcgagttggctggtaacgccgccagagataacaagaagtctcgtatcatccctcgtcatctgcagttggccgtgcgtaacgacgaggagttgaacagactgcttggaggtgtaaccatcgctcagggcggtgtgctgcctaacatccaggctgttctgttgcccaagaagaccgagaaagca AATCACACGGCATAA